In Synergistales bacterium, the genomic stretch ACACTGGCCTCCACCCAGGCCGACCCCTGATGCTGTTCCGCCACCGAGGCGACGATGGCGAGCCCCGCGCCGCTGCCCTCGATGCCTCTGTTCTGGTGGCCCTTGCGGAAGAGCTCGAAGACCCGCTCCCACTGGTCTTTCTCGATCCCTCTCCCATTGTCCCGCAGGGTGAACAGATGGTGTTCCGGCAGCTCGCGGTAGCCCACCTCCACCACGGTGTGCTCCTTGTCGCCGTACTTGAGGGCGTTCCCGACGAGGTTCCGGAAGACCATCTCCAGCCACACAGGCTGGCAGACCACCTCCGGCAGCTCCGGATACCGGAGGGTCGCGCCCTGATCCTCCAGCTTCGGGGCCAGATTCGCTTCCGCTTCCCGCACCAGATCCGTCACGGACACCCGCCTGAAGGCTACATCGTACCGACCCACCCGGGAAAGCAGCAGCAGATCGTCGATCATCCGGGCCATCCTGTCGGAGGCCCTGATAATCCGGGCGAAATAGTCGGCGGCCTCCTCGTCGAAGTGCTCCGCGTAGTCCTCGCGGATGAATTCGCTGAAGGTACGGATGCTGCGGATCGGCTCCTTCAGGTCATGGCTGATGGTGTAGGAGTAGTTCTCGAGCTTTCTGTTGATGAGGCGCAGCTCCTCGTTGCTCCGCTCGATCTCCGCTTCGGCCCGTCTGCGGGCGGTGATATCCACGGAGGATGCCATCAGGGCGATGGGGCGGCCGCTGTTATCGCGCACCAGCGCGGCGGAGAACTGTACGTCGAAAAAGGTGCCGTCGGCCTTCCGGGCCCGCTCCTCCCGCTGCACGGCCTCCTCTGTCCAGATGGTGTCCCGGAGCTCCTCCAGATAGCCGTCGATCTCCCAGAACTCCCCGATCTCTCTCCCCAGGACCTCCTCCTCCGAGCGATAGCCCCATGTGGCGAGAAAGGCGGGGTTCACGTAGGTCAGCCGGCCTTCCAGATCGGCCATCACAAGGGGGCTGACCGCCGATGCCACCAGGAAGGACAGCCGGTGCAGCTCCTCCTCCCTGGTGCAGAGCGAGGAGATCATATTCTGCAGGCACAGCCCCAGCGCCCTGGTTTCGCTGGTTCCCCGGACCGGCAGCGACGCCGCCTCGATCCCCTCCGATTCGATCCTGCGGGCGCTGTCGGCCAGCTCGGCAAGGGGACGGGAGATCCCCCGGGCCAGCCACAGCGCAAGCAGCACCGCCACCACCAGAAAGCCCGCTGTGATCCAGAGGATCTTGGTGCCCAGCGCGACAGCGGGGGCCACCAGCTCGCTTCTGTAGACGGCGGCACCGATGTACCAGCCAAGAGGCTCGAAGAAACGGACGAAGGATATCTTGCGGGTGACACCGTTACCGCCCTGCGGTTTCGGACCGAGGTACTCGTGCCTCCCGCCGGGCTCCTCGGCGGCCTCTATCAGCGCCGACAGGATCTCCTGTTTCTTCCGGCTGTCGGCAAAAACGGCGCCGTTCCCGTCGGCGATCTCGGGATGCATCAGGATCTCGCCATCATCCGTAAAGACAAAGAGGTAGCCCGATCTCCCCAGTTCGATCTCCGAGAGGCTCGTAAACATGGTCTCGCTGATGTGGTCCAGGTGGGTCACGCACTCGTCCTCGATGTCGTCCACGTACAGTCCCGTCCCCACCACCCACCCCCAGGGCTCGAAGAGCTGCACACAGGAGAGCTTGGGCTCTATCTCCGTCAACCCCTCCGGTGTCGGCTTGGGCCACCGGTAGGTCACAAAGGCCTTGCCGTCCTCGGACTCCCGGCAGGCCTCCACAAAGTGGGCTGTCAGGTTGCTCCCGTCCCCGAGGGCCTTGTACATCAGCGGATGTGTGCAGGGCTTCCACTCCAGTTCGGGCATCGCCGCATGCATGAGCATCATGGGGATGGGCAGCCTGTCGTTCTGCACCCAGAAATAGCCCGCCCCGTCGGCGTAGCGCATCCCCCGCAGGGTCTCCATGGCCGAGTGCCTGGCCGCCTCCCGGGTGATCACCCCGCTGCGGGCGCGCCTGTAGCTGCTTTCCACAGCCGCCATGGCCAGCTGCAGGGTGTCCTCCAGGGCCGACCGGCGCTCCCGGAGGAGGGCCTCGCCGTGGTAGCGGTACTCCTCGTAGCCATTCTCCACGGTGAGCATGGCCAGATCGAGCACCTCGTGCACATGTTTGGTCTCCATGTCCGTGACACTGCGCTCCACATCGTGCTGGGCCAGGAGCCCCACGGCCGCGAAGACCGCGAGGATCAACACGATGAAGGCCAGTGCTATCCTGCCCCGCAATGAACGCATCGGAGAAAGCGTACCCTCCAGAATATTCGCAATAAGATATGAAATATAATAAAAGAACTGAGCATAGTATCATTTCACCGGATAAATTCAGTATAGCGGAACGGGGAGTGGCGTCAAGCGCCAGCCTCGCGCCGCATGCCCTCTTCGGCGAGCCAGGGAACGGGCGCCCCGACAACGCCGGCAGGCCCGGCGTATTGCCGGGCACAAACAACCGGAGCCGCCGCCAGAGCGAGGCCACGGAGAACGCCCCTGTCCGGGCACTCCCGGAACAGCGCCGTACTACCTTCCGAATCCCATGGCGACGGCCCCGGCGGGACAGGCCCGGGCGCACTCGCCGCAGAGGATTCTTTTCATGGGATAGCCAAGAGGGGCACGCCGCTCCGCCCGCTTCCTCATGGATACGCCTGCCAACCGGAGGCCTCCGTTGGACTGGCGCCCCTCCAAAAGGCCAGGGAGCAGGATCTCGGCACCTGGCTCCCC encodes the following:
- a CDS encoding cache domain-containing protein — protein: MRSLRGRIALAFIVLILAVFAAVGLLAQHDVERSVTDMETKHVHEVLDLAMLTVENGYEEYRYHGEALLRERRSALEDTLQLAMAAVESSYRRARSGVITREAARHSAMETLRGMRYADGAGYFWVQNDRLPIPMMLMHAAMPELEWKPCTHPLMYKALGDGSNLTAHFVEACRESEDGKAFVTYRWPKPTPEGLTEIEPKLSCVQLFEPWGWVVGTGLYVDDIEDECVTHLDHISETMFTSLSEIELGRSGYLFVFTDDGEILMHPEIADGNGAVFADSRKKQEILSALIEAAEEPGGRHEYLGPKPQGGNGVTRKISFVRFFEPLGWYIGAAVYRSELVAPAVALGTKILWITAGFLVVAVLLALWLARGISRPLAELADSARRIESEGIEAASLPVRGTSETRALGLCLQNMISSLCTREEELHRLSFLVASAVSPLVMADLEGRLTYVNPAFLATWGYRSEEEVLGREIGEFWEIDGYLEELRDTIWTEEAVQREERARKADGTFFDVQFSAALVRDNSGRPIALMASSVDITARRRAEAEIERSNEELRLINRKLENYSYTISHDLKEPIRSIRTFSEFIREDYAEHFDEEAADYFARIIRASDRMARMIDDLLLLSRVGRYDVAFRRVSVTDLVREAEANLAPKLEDQGATLRYPELPEVVCQPVWLEMVFRNLVGNALKYGDKEHTVVEVGYRELPEHHLFTLRDNGRGIEKDQWERVFELFRKGHQNRGIEGSGAGLAIVASVAEQHQGSAWVEASVPGEGTTMAFTISKDLHQSEET